Below is a window of Clostridiales bacterium DNA.
GTGTGTTCTTGAACAAAAACGCCACAAGGATTCCGACGATAATCCCGAGCAGGTATAAGCCGGTAATAATCAGCCAGGAGGCCTTCGGGAAGAACGCGGTGACAAAGAAACCGTAGATTGGCAGTTTGGCGGTACAGGACATGAACGGCGTGAGCAGGATGGTCATGCGGCGGTCCCGGTCGCTGGGCAGGGTGCGGGTGGACATGACAGCCGGGACAGTACAGCCGAAACCGATCAGCATCGGTACAATACTGCGGCCGGAGAGGCCGATTTTCCGCAGCAGCTTGTCCATGAAGAATGCGACGCGGGCTACGTACCCACTGTCCTCCAGGATGGACAGGAAGAAGAACAGTGTGACGATGATCGGCAGGAAGCTGACCACGGTTCCGACACTCTCGAATATTCCGTGGAGCACCAGGTTCTGGATGGTATCATTTACACCGGCAGCCTGCATCGCGGTTTCTGTGAGGCCGGCCAGGGCATCGATTCCGGACTGCAGGAGATCCTGCAGGAAGGGACCGATGAGGAAGAATGTCAGGAAGAAAATGAGCGCCATGATGGCCACGAAGGCGGGAATGGCGGTGAATCGGCCGGTGAGGAAACTGTCAATCTTCCGGCTGCGGATATGCTCCCTGCTTTCCTTCGGCTTGATGACACAGGATTCGCAGACCCTGCGGATATAGGCAAAGCGCATATCGGCGATGGCGGCGCTGTGATCGAGCCCGCGCTCGGACTCCATCTGCAGCACAATATGCTCCAGCATTTCACGCTCATTGCCGTCCAGCTCCAGGGATTCAGTCACAGCGGGATCTCCCTCGAGCAGCTTGGAGGCGGCGAAGCGAAGCGGCAGGCCGGCCCGATTCGCATGGTCCTCGATCAGATGCTCCACCGCATGCAGCGCCCGGTGAACGGCACCGCCGTTGTCATCGGAGGAACAGAAATCCTGTTCCACCGGCTTTTCCTGGTATTTTGCGATATGGACCGCATGGCGGACCAGTTCGTCCACGCCGGAATTCTTTGCGGCAGAGATCGGAACGACCGGGACACCGAGCATGGCTTCCATCGTATTGATATCGACGGTGCCGCCGTTGCCGGTGAGCTCGTCCATCATATTGAGGGCGACCACCATGGGCACGTTCATCTCGAGTAGCTGCATCGTGAGGTACAGGTTGCGCTCCATGTTCGTGGCATCCACGATGTTGATGATTGCCTTTGGCTTCTGCTGCAGGACAAAATTCCTGGAGACCAGTTCCTCGGCGGAATACGGGGACATGGAGTAGATGCCCGGCAGGTCGGTGATCCGGGTGTTTTCCTGGCCGCGCATCATGCCGTCCTTCCGGTCGACGGTAACGCCGGGGAAATTGCCGACATGCTGGCTGGAACCGGTCAGCTGGTTGAACAGCGTGGTTTTGCCGCTGTTCTGGTTACCGACCAGCGCAAATGTGAGCATGGTTCCTTCCGGCAGGGGATCGCCGCTGCCCTTGGGGTGGAATTTTCCCTCTTCACCAAGGCCCGGATGATCCGTTTTTTTTCGCTCCGGTTCCGTAACACGGGATTCCTCCCTTTTCTCCAGCAGGGTGACCGAAATCTTTTCCGCGTCCGCCAGGCGAAGCGTCAGTTCGTATTCATGAATCCGCAGCTCCAGCGGATCGCCCATGGGAGCAAACTGCACCAGGGTAACATCTGTACCGGGGATAACGCCCATATCCAGGAAATGCTGGCGCAGCGCGCCCTCTCCGCCGACAATATCAATCCGGGCGGACTGGCCGGGTTTCAGTTCGTTCAGGTTCATCAGTGTGCCAGCTCCTTACTCCGTGCAATGTCAATATCCGACAAGTATGATACCACAAACCTGCCCGGATGCAATGGAAAAAAACGTTAAAAAATGATACACTGTCGGTAACATAGTTTGATCAAACAAAGTGCGCAGAACCGGAACGGAAAGGAGGGAGAAACATGCGGCGCGGAAATCCGCTGTTTACGCGTGAGGAACGGGAAGTATATGCCCTGATTTCCCGGAACGACGGGCTGAAGGCCCGGGAGATCGCACGGGAGACCGGGATGGAGAAGACGGATATCAGCCGCCTGCTGTTCTCTTCCGCCCTGATGCGGGAAATGTGCTACCAGGACCGGGAATACCGCTGGCATGCCCTGATCCGCCAGGCACCGGTACATGAAGGCCTGTACGAGTTTTCCGGATGGTACGGAACGGTGAAGGAATTTATGGAAGCCCCGGAGGAAGAGTGGCTGGCCGGGCTGGAGGAAGGCTGCCGGCGGATCGGGCGCAACCTGAACGATACCCGCGGCCTGATCCATTCCTTCCGGGACTGCGGGGAGACGATGCGGAATCTCTTCCGGGACCTGCGGGAAATGACAGACGGCGGATTTGAGGACTGGGAAATTGTGTTTGAATTCCGCCTGAACCGGGCCCGGATGATCCGGATCTATGCCGACGTACTGGTGATTACCCGGGAACGGGTGTTCTCCCTGGAATTCAAGATGAAGAGCAGCATCGACCCGGATGAAGTGGCCCAGGCGGCCAAATACAGCCCTTACCTGGAGGTCGTTTTCGGGGACGGGTATGACATTATTCCGGCGCTGGTACTGACCGGCGCGGCCGACCTGTTTACGTTTACCCCGGTCGGCGGAACGGACGCGGAGATTCCGGTATGCTCCGGCGATATGCTATTCAACGTCCTGAATGAATATATCGGATTCCTGGAATAGGAAAGGAACACAATGATCCGAAAACCGGGGAAACTGAATGACCGGATTCATCATGGCAGATACGGACAAATCAACCGCCTTATTTATGGGCGGCTGCTCAAAAAAATCTTTCCACAACCGGCAAGATATGATATACTGACAGGTGGAAATATACTCCCCGTACGACCGGAACGAAAAGGAGCGTACAGCGTATGAGCATGAGGAAAATCGGCATACTGACGAGCGGCGGCGACAGCCCCGGAATGAATGCCGCGGTTATGTCTGTGGCGCGCAGCGCCGCCCTGTACGGCATTCCCCTGATTGGAATCAAGCGGGGATACAACGGCCTGCTGCGGAAGCGGCTGGATATCCGGGAGGACCTGCAGGAACTTCACCTCGAGACAGTCCTGGATATTGCGGACGAACCCGGTACCTTCCTGCGGACGGCCCGGTGCGATGAATTCCGGGATCCCAAGTACCAGGAGATTGCGGTTCAGACCCTGCGGGCCATGGAAATCGACGGCCTGGTGGTTGTCGGCGGCGACGGAAGCTTCCGGGGCGCGAAAGCCCTGTGCGATCTCGGCGTTCCGACGATCGGGATTCCCGGTACAATCGACAATGACCTGGGATACACCGAAATGACGCTGGGCTACGATACCGCCGTGAACGTCTGCGTGGACGCGATCCGCAAGATCCGGGCCACTTCCCGCAGCCACGACCGGCCGGCAGTGGTGGAAGTGATGGGCCGCCACTGCGGCGATATTGCCCTGACGGCAGCGGTTTCCACCGGCAGTGAGATCGTGGTTGTTCCGGAAGTGCCGTGGAAGGTGGAAGAGGTGGCGCGGCAGCTGCGGCGCCAGCTGGAAAAAGGCAACACCCGGGCCACAATCATTATGGCGGAAGGCTGCTACGAAGCCATGGCGCCGTTTGACCTGTACGGATATCTGACCACCCACGGAAAGCCCTGCTATGAGGGCGAACCCATGAGCGCCGTGCGTTTTGCCTCCGTAATGAAGCGGATGTGCGGCATGGTGGAAGCCCGTGCAACGGTGATCGGCTACGTACAGCGCGGTGCGGAACCCACCGCCCGCGACAGTTCCTTTGCCTTTGAAGCCGGCAACCTGGCAGTCCGCCTCCTGCGGGACGGCATCAGCAACCAGGTGATCGGCATGCAGAAGGGCAGCGTCATGTACATGCCCATTGACGAAGCCCTGCGGCATAAGAAGAGATTCAACAGGCCGCTGTATGACCTGGTGAACTCCCTGTAAGCGAAAGATCAGCATATAACACATCCGCCGGCCCAAAGCCGGCGGATGATTCTTTATGAAATGCTCACACAAAACGGCCGGACCGGCAGATTCCCTGCGGGTCCTTCTTCAGGAAATCCGGCGTCGTTATTCGGCAGACTGTGTTGCGGCCTTTGCCGCGGCGGTTTCCCGTTTGGTGACGCGGCGCTTGTGGATGGAATCGAAGATGGAATCAAAGATCAGGAGAAAAAGCAGGCCAAAAGCCAGGATCTGCAGGATGTTGACGATCAGATCCAGGATCGCGTTCATATTGGAAAAGAGCCCCTCAAACATGGATATTCCTCCCATTCCGGATAGTTGTCATTATCTTTATTATTTCGCTGCAGAAGCGAGTTTTCCTGCCGGCTGGGTGACATGCCGGAAAAAGAAACGGGAGACGGGGATTCTCCCGCCTCCCTGCCGGCTCAGACCGGCATCAGCAGAGTGGACATTGCTTTCTTCTGCGATTCCTCCGGCAGTTTCAGCCTGCCGCTGTCCAGAAGGTTCCGGAGACAGCTGTGAATAAAACGCCCGTCCGAATACATGATATACTGCGCTTCGAATTCACTGGCTTTCCGCATATGCGGAGGGAAGCTGTCCACCATGGCTTTGATATACGGATCCCGCAGCTGGCGGAATTTGTCGGCATTCTTTTCCCGGATGCGGCGGCCGACAGCCAGAAGGTCATCCCGGAGCTGTTCGTTTTCCAGGATTACAATCTGCCATTCGGCACGGCCTTTATCCGTGATCCGGACCAGTCCCCGTTCTGCCAGCCAGGCGTATTCGTCCACGGAGAGTTTCTCCTTCTGTTCCCGGGCATACAGGGCGAGGATTTTTGAAGCGTCATCCTGGATGCTCATCGCCCGGTCCTGCAGGTTTTCGGACCATTCACTGCCGACCTGCCAGAGCATATGCTTTCCATTTCCGTTCCAGCAGGGACCGAACCACTGATTCATGGTGTCATAGTCTTCGGGCATTTCTCCCTTGATATACGCATGGAAAATATTGATTCCTCCGTCTTTCCGGACGGTTGCCGCTTCCTCAAAGGAAACGCTCTTTTCCATCATGGAGTCTCCTGAACAGGCAGCGATCCATGGAATCAGTGCCCAAAGCAGGAAGTTCCGGTCGTTTTTCCAGGCGCAAGTGAGGGCGGGTGAGTCCATCAGTCCGCCGGATACCAGTTCATCATACAGCGCACCCGCGAAAAGATCCGCGGCAGCGTTGTACATATCGGTTTCCATCCGCTGGAGTTTGATATCCGGCACACTGATCAGCATATCGGCCAGGTATTTCCCGTTCCGTTCCTTCAGGAAACCATATTCCGCCAGGTAGGCAGCCTCGCCGGACACATAGACCGGGGAAACGCCCATTTCATCGGCGATCTCATTGACCGTTTTCCAGGAGTCCCGCACACAGAAGCAGATATTCTGGACCAGCGGGCTGCGGAACATATCAAAGATATCCTTTTCACCAACGCTTCCGTTAATTCCGTATCCGGCAAATTCCACCGGATTGTATTTCAGATCTCCGGGTTCTCTCATTTTCTCCATTCCTTTCTTCAGCTCTTTCTTCGCTTCGAACAGATGCCATTTTACGGTACCGACAGGGATGCCGAAATCCCGGGCAATCTGTTCCTGTTTCCTGTGATCAATATAATAGGCGATTACGATTTTCCGCTGCATTTCGGACAGGTAGGCGATCTCCTTCTTCAGGCGGTCAACCGTTTCCCGGTTATCCTCCGATTCCTCCGCTGAGAAGGCGGGGACGTCCCCGATCTCCTCCATCGGGATGCCGACCCGGCTGCGGGATGCATCCCGGTAGTAGTTGCAGAGTGTGTTATGCGCCACAGTCCAGACGTAACGGTCCATGTCCTCCACATCGTTACGCAGCAGCAGGGTGCGGTATAACCGGAGGAGAATCTCCTGGGAAAGGTCTTCCGCATCTTCTGCAGTACGGCAGCGTTTGAGCGCAAAGCCGAGCACAGGTTTCAGGTACGGTTCCAGGACTGTTTCCATATCCCTGTTTCCCATGGGAGTCCTCCTTTCCGGCATCCGCCGTTTTTTGAAAGCTTTCACCTATACAGACACAGCGCGAAGAAAAAGGTTGGGAATTGGAAAAAATTTTTTTTACCGGCTGCCGGAAGTCAGCTGCCGCTCAATCGCGTCAATACGCTGGCTCAGGGTCGGATGGGAGTACTCCAGCTTTACCAGCAGGGGCGAGGGGGCCAGGTCCGCAAAATTCCGGCGGGCCAGCTTTTTCAGCCCGCTGATGAGATGCTCTCCGTATCCTTCCTTTACAGCTTGGGCATCCGCCCGGTATTCCGCCTTCCGGGAGACATAATTCATAAGCAGCCCGAAGAGCGGGGCAACCAGCGCAAACTCCACGCTCATAATCAGGATCAGCGCAAAACCATAATTGATATCCGCAAAGCCAAAGGCCCGGAAGATTTCCGGAGTCCGCAGGGTCAGCCAGGCCAGAACGGCCAGGACCAGCATCTGGACGAAACTGAGGACCTGACGCTTCATGGTATCTTTGTGAAGCCCGTGGCCGAGCTCATGGGCAAAGACCGCACAGATCTCATCCGGTGTCATGGATTCCACGAGCGTATCATACAGTACGATGGTTTTCATTTTACCGAAGCCTGCGAAGTAGGCGTTGGTTTTGGTGGTCCGGCGGGAAGCATCCATGACTTTGATATCCCGGACGGTAAAGCCATGCTTTTCCAGCAGGGCAACCAGCTTATCCCGCAGCTCGCCATCCTCCAGGGGCGTGAATTTGTTGAAGATCCGGCTGAAAACCGGATACAGGAAGGCAATGCCGAGCATCAGCAGGGTCATCAGCACGGCAAAGGCCAGGATCAGCCAGTCCCCGAGCCAATGATGGACGCCCATCAGGAGGGCGGCAATGCCGGTGTTGATGAGCAGGTTGATGACAAAATCCTTGATCTGGTCCGCCCAGAAGGTTTTGGGTGTCGCCTTGTTGAAGCCGTATTTTTCCTCAATGACCATGGTGCTGTGCCAGGAAAAGGGAATCATCACCAGGGAAGCAAGAGAGGAAAGCAGCATGACAGCGAACAGCTGCAGGAATTTATCCCCCTGCGGGAAAAGCCCGGCAAATGCGGCATATACGTTGAATGCCAGCAGAACCATTTCCACAATAAAGGATGCTGTGGATGAAATGATGCCCAGACGGGACTTTTCCGCGTGATAGGCCCGCCATTTCCGGTAGGTTTCCGGATCATACACATCCGCGACATTCACCGGAACAGGATTCCGGGCTGACCGCATATGGATGACAGCCAGCGTTATCTGATAAAGATAAATCACAGTAAAAACAATGAGTGCCAATGCTTTGAAGTCCATGATCTTTCCTCCCAAATTTATTGCGGTGCTGTAAACAGTATATTCCGACAATGGCCGGATTAACAGGGTGAAACCTGAAAAATACATATTTGTATTTTTTCCTTGCGACGGATTGAAATAAACCGTTGACATGGAAAGGGGATTATGGTAGAATCCCATTTGTTTGAAGCAGAGGCTTACCCGTCTCTCACCTTGCGCGGCACAGGCCGCCGGGTAACAGGAATTCCCCGAACGGGGATTGATTTGCTGGCAGAGCGACGGGTTGTTACCCGCCGCTTTTACTATTACAGGAGGTGCATGGACATCGCAACCGAACTGATGATCAATGAGGAAATCCGCGACAGAGAGGTTCGCCTGATCGACGAGAACGGCGAGCAGCTCGGAGTCATGCCCACGCAGCAGGCGCTGCAGCTGGCGGAGGAGAGAGGCTATGACCTGGCCAAGATCCAGCCGTCCGCGGTACCGCCGGTATGCAAGCTGCTGGATTATGACAAGTACCGCTATGAGCAATCCAAGCGGGAACGGGAGAACCGCAAGAATCAGCGCGTTGTCGACATCAAGGAAGTGCAGTTGTCTGCCACCATCGAAGAAAACGATGTGAACACCAAGGCAAAGATGGCATTCCGCTTCCTCGAGAACGGCGACAAGGTTAAGGTTTCCATCCGCTTCCGCGGCCGCCAGATCACGCACAGCGAAATCGGCATGAAGGTTATGCTGGACTTTGCTGAGCGCTGCAAGGACGTCAGTATGGTGGAACGCCGCCCGCTGCTGGATGGCCGCAACATGATCATGATCCTGGCTCCCAAAGCCGTGAAGGCATCTTTCGCCGAAAGAAAGGCGAAGAGGGAGAATGCAGCCTCGAAAGAGACGCAGGAATAACCGCACTGGAAGGAGGACATCAACATGCCTAAACAGAAATCCCACCGCGGAGCTGCCAAGCGCTTCTCATTTACCAAGTCCGGTATTGTCAAGCATAAGCAGATGAACGCCAATCATCAGGTTCACC
It encodes the following:
- a CDS encoding RNA polymerase sigma factor, whose amino-acid sequence is MGNRDMETVLEPYLKPVLGFALKRCRTAEDAEDLSQEILLRLYRTLLLRNDVEDMDRYVWTVAHNTLCNYYRDASRSRVGIPMEEIGDVPAFSAEESEDNRETVDRLKKEIAYLSEMQRKIVIAYYIDHRKQEQIARDFGIPVGTVKWHLFEAKKELKKGMEKMREPGDLKYNPVEFAGYGINGSVGEKDIFDMFRSPLVQNICFCVRDSWKTVNEIADEMGVSPVYVSGEAAYLAEYGFLKERNGKYLADMLISVPDIKLQRMETDMYNAAADLFAGALYDELVSGGLMDSPALTCAWKNDRNFLLWALIPWIAACSGDSMMEKSVSFEEAATVRKDGGINIFHAYIKGEMPEDYDTMNQWFGPCWNGNGKHMLWQVGSEWSENLQDRAMSIQDDASKILALYAREQKEKLSVDEYAWLAERGLVRITDKGRAEWQIVILENEQLRDDLLAVGRRIREKNADKFRQLRDPYIKAMVDSFPPHMRKASEFEAQYIMYSDGRFIHSCLRNLLDSGRLKLPEESQKKAMSTLLMPV
- a CDS encoding ATP-dependent 6-phosphofructokinase produces the protein MRKIGILTSGGDSPGMNAAVMSVARSAALYGIPLIGIKRGYNGLLRKRLDIREDLQELHLETVLDIADEPGTFLRTARCDEFRDPKYQEIAVQTLRAMEIDGLVVVGGDGSFRGAKALCDLGVPTIGIPGTIDNDLGYTEMTLGYDTAVNVCVDAIRKIRATSRSHDRPAVVEVMGRHCGDIALTAAVSTGSEIVVVPEVPWKVEEVARQLRRQLEKGNTRATIIMAEGCYEAMAPFDLYGYLTTHGKPCYEGEPMSAVRFASVMKRMCGMVEARATVIGYVQRGAEPTARDSSFAFEAGNLAVRLLRDGISNQVIGMQKGSVMYMPIDEALRHKKRFNRPLYDLVNSL
- the rpmI gene encoding 50S ribosomal protein L35, whose translation is MPKQKSHRGAAKRFSFTKSGIVKHKQMNANHQVHLKTTKRTRHLRNTGIVDNAAEARTIHKLLPYK
- the infC gene encoding translation initiation factor IF-3, with the protein product MINEEIRDREVRLIDENGEQLGVMPTQQALQLAEERGYDLAKIQPSAVPPVCKLLDYDKYRYEQSKRERENRKNQRVVDIKEVQLSATIEENDVNTKAKMAFRFLENGDKVKVSIRFRGRQITHSEIGMKVMLDFAERCKDVSMVERRPLLDGRNMIMILAPKAVKASFAERKAKRENAASKETQE
- a CDS encoding MarR family transcriptional regulator, yielding MRRGNPLFTREEREVYALISRNDGLKAREIARETGMEKTDISRLLFSSALMREMCYQDREYRWHALIRQAPVHEGLYEFSGWYGTVKEFMEAPEEEWLAGLEEGCRRIGRNLNDTRGLIHSFRDCGETMRNLFRDLREMTDGGFEDWEIVFEFRLNRARMIRIYADVLVITRERVFSLEFKMKSSIDPDEVAQAAKYSPYLEVVFGDGYDIIPALVLTGAADLFTFTPVGGTDAEIPVCSGDMLFNVLNEYIGFLE
- a CDS encoding M48 family metallopeptidase; translated protein: MDFKALALIVFTVIYLYQITLAVIHMRSARNPVPVNVADVYDPETYRKWRAYHAEKSRLGIISSTASFIVEMVLLAFNVYAAFAGLFPQGDKFLQLFAVMLLSSLASLVMIPFSWHSTMVIEEKYGFNKATPKTFWADQIKDFVINLLINTGIAALLMGVHHWLGDWLILAFAVLMTLLMLGIAFLYPVFSRIFNKFTPLEDGELRDKLVALLEKHGFTVRDIKVMDASRRTTKTNAYFAGFGKMKTIVLYDTLVESMTPDEICAVFAHELGHGLHKDTMKRQVLSFVQMLVLAVLAWLTLRTPEIFRAFGFADINYGFALILIMSVEFALVAPLFGLLMNYVSRKAEYRADAQAVKEGYGEHLISGLKKLARRNFADLAPSPLLVKLEYSHPTLSQRIDAIERQLTSGSR
- the feoB gene encoding ferrous iron transport protein B; the encoded protein is MNLNELKPGQSARIDIVGGEGALRQHFLDMGVIPGTDVTLVQFAPMGDPLELRIHEYELTLRLADAEKISVTLLEKREESRVTEPERKKTDHPGLGEEGKFHPKGSGDPLPEGTMLTFALVGNQNSGKTTLFNQLTGSSQHVGNFPGVTVDRKDGMMRGQENTRITDLPGIYSMSPYSAEELVSRNFVLQQKPKAIINIVDATNMERNLYLTMQLLEMNVPMVVALNMMDELTGNGGTVDINTMEAMLGVPVVPISAAKNSGVDELVRHAVHIAKYQEKPVEQDFCSSDDNGGAVHRALHAVEHLIEDHANRAGLPLRFAASKLLEGDPAVTESLELDGNEREMLEHIVLQMESERGLDHSAAIADMRFAYIRRVCESCVIKPKESREHIRSRKIDSFLTGRFTAIPAFVAIMALIFFLTFFLIGPFLQDLLQSGIDALAGLTETAMQAAGVNDTIQNLVLHGIFESVGTVVSFLPIIVTLFFFLSILEDSGYVARVAFFMDKLLRKIGLSGRSIVPMLIGFGCTVPAVMSTRTLPSDRDRRMTILLTPFMSCTAKLPIYGFFVTAFFPKASWLIITGLYLLGIIVGILVAFLFKNTLFKGEAVPFVMELPNYRLPSPRNVLQLLWEKSRDFLHRAFTVILIATLVIWFLQTFDFRLNIVEDSHDSILAAIAGLIAPLMSPAGLGDWRIVTSLISGFMAKESVVSVMQMLFDSPEGITAMISTLTAVSMLVFSLLYTPCVAAVASIRREMGRKWALIVVVWQCGLAWILAALVQLIGRLFGLS